The following proteins come from a genomic window of Actinopolyspora saharensis:
- a CDS encoding acyl-CoA dehydrogenase family protein, giving the protein MSKHVKTDPDFFGFEELLTEGERSELAEIREIVQRELKPLANDAWDRGEFPFEAIRTFARTGIAGFQFPEYGDGRTRRPLFNGFLSIELNKVDPSLAVASGVHTGLAMGSIYGGGDQHQRDRWMPDMVAWNKIGAFGLTEPEGGSDVAGGMRTTARRENDEWVLNGAKRWIGNGTFADLVVIWARDEADGNVKGFVVEKDTPGFHTSKIEGKIALRSVQNADISLNEVRVPEENRLQNIENFKDTAKVLAKTRGNVAWQALGVAIRAYELAREYAVEREQFGKPIGGFQMIQDLLVKMLGNITAMFGMVTRLAQKMADGTAGADHAALAKSFTTTKMRECVSWARELFGGNGIVLDYEVAKFFADAEAVYSFEGSREMNTLIVGKSITGHSAFA; this is encoded by the coding sequence ATGTCCAAGCACGTCAAGACCGACCCCGACTTCTTCGGCTTCGAGGAGCTGCTCACCGAGGGGGAGCGCTCCGAACTGGCCGAGATCCGCGAGATCGTTCAACGCGAGCTCAAACCGCTGGCCAACGACGCCTGGGACCGGGGAGAGTTCCCCTTCGAAGCGATCCGGACCTTCGCCAGGACGGGGATCGCCGGGTTCCAGTTCCCCGAGTACGGGGACGGGCGGACCCGCAGGCCGCTGTTCAACGGCTTCCTCAGCATAGAGCTGAACAAGGTCGACCCCTCGCTGGCCGTGGCCTCCGGCGTGCACACCGGCCTGGCCATGGGAAGCATCTACGGAGGCGGTGACCAGCATCAACGGGATCGCTGGATGCCGGACATGGTCGCCTGGAACAAGATCGGCGCCTTCGGCCTGACCGAGCCCGAGGGCGGCTCCGACGTGGCGGGAGGCATGCGCACCACCGCCCGCAGGGAGAACGACGAGTGGGTGCTCAACGGGGCGAAGCGCTGGATCGGCAACGGAACCTTCGCCGATCTGGTGGTCATCTGGGCCAGGGACGAGGCGGACGGCAACGTCAAGGGCTTCGTGGTCGAGAAGGACACCCCCGGGTTCCACACGAGCAAGATCGAGGGCAAGATCGCGCTGCGCTCGGTGCAGAACGCCGACATCTCGCTGAACGAGGTGCGCGTTCCGGAGGAGAACCGGCTCCAGAACATCGAGAACTTCAAGGACACCGCCAAGGTGCTGGCCAAAACCAGGGGCAACGTCGCCTGGCAGGCGCTCGGCGTGGCCATCCGCGCCTACGAGCTGGCCCGGGAGTACGCGGTGGAGCGCGAGCAGTTCGGCAAGCCCATCGGCGGTTTCCAGATGATCCAGGACCTTCTCGTGAAGATGCTGGGCAACATCACCGCCATGTTCGGCATGGTGACCAGGCTGGCCCAGAAGATGGCCGACGGGACCGCGGGGGCCGACCACGCCGCGCTCGCCAAGAGCTTCACCACCACCAAGATGCGCGAGTGCGTTTCCTGGGCACGTGAGTTGTTCGGCGGCAACGGCATCGTGCTCGACTACGAGGTGGCCAAGTTCTTCGCCGACGCGGAGGCCGTCTACTCCTTCGAGGGCAGCCGCGAGATGAACACGCTGATCGTGGGCAAGTCCATCACCGGCCACAGCGCCTTCGCCTGA
- a CDS encoding CaiB/BaiF CoA transferase family protein, translating into MSNTTGTRSTEEKRNATGPLAGVRVIDMSTVVMGPYAAQIFGDLGADVIRIESPRDSARLGTTHRTPGMTPLHLNVNRNKRSVELNLKDPEQRERALGLIDGADLLITNMRAGALQRLGMDYENLAQRNPALVYAHAQGFRPDSDRAELAAYDETVQAASGMIDMAQRAGDIGTPAVLPSILADKVTALTIAYSTMAALLHQRATGEGQRVEVPMADTLLSFNMIEHLQGNAFEPPLGPTGFPNSLNEGHRARPAKDGLVMIIPYTPQNFRDLFAAAGRPDLAEDPRINGEFIDVRRDGQDLAELIESVTPELTSEEWIEVGTKHSIPVGPVLRLEEATEDPYVREGHLLDVAEHPTEGSYRVVGIPMNFSRTPASIRKHAPQPGQDTAEVLGEFDRSDETQE; encoded by the coding sequence ATGTCGAATACCACCGGTACGCGGTCCACCGAGGAGAAGCGGAACGCCACCGGGCCGCTGGCGGGAGTTCGAGTCATCGACATGTCCACGGTGGTGATGGGTCCGTACGCGGCCCAGATATTCGGAGATCTCGGGGCCGACGTGATCCGGATCGAATCCCCCCGGGACAGCGCACGCCTCGGCACCACGCACCGCACCCCCGGAATGACTCCGCTGCACCTCAACGTCAACCGCAACAAGCGCAGCGTGGAGCTCAATCTCAAGGACCCCGAGCAGCGGGAACGAGCTCTCGGATTGATCGACGGGGCCGACCTGCTGATCACCAACATGCGGGCTGGAGCCCTGCAGCGACTCGGCATGGACTACGAGAACCTCGCGCAGCGCAATCCCGCGCTGGTCTACGCGCACGCGCAGGGTTTCCGCCCCGACTCGGACCGAGCCGAGCTGGCCGCCTACGACGAAACCGTCCAGGCGGCCTCCGGAATGATCGACATGGCCCAACGAGCCGGTGACATCGGAACCCCCGCGGTCCTGCCCAGCATTCTCGCCGACAAGGTCACCGCGCTCACCATCGCCTACTCCACCATGGCCGCGTTGCTGCACCAGCGCGCCACGGGTGAGGGACAGCGCGTGGAGGTCCCGATGGCCGACACCCTGCTGTCGTTCAACATGATCGAGCACCTGCAGGGCAACGCCTTCGAACCACCGCTGGGACCCACCGGATTCCCCAACTCGTTGAACGAGGGTCATCGGGCGCGGCCCGCCAAGGACGGGCTGGTCATGATCATTCCGTACACCCCGCAGAACTTCCGCGACCTGTTCGCCGCCGCGGGGCGTCCCGACCTGGCGGAGGATCCCAGGATCAACGGGGAGTTCATCGACGTCCGCCGGGACGGCCAGGACCTGGCGGAGTTGATCGAGTCCGTCACCCCGGAGCTGACCTCGGAGGAGTGGATCGAGGTCGGCACCAAGCACAGCATTCCCGTCGGACCGGTCCTGCGCCTGGAGGAGGCCACCGAGGACCCCTACGTGCGCGAGGGGCACCTGCTGGACGTGGCGGAGCACCCGACGGAGGGCAGCTACCGGGTCGTGGGGATCCCGATGAACTTCTCCCGCACCCCCGCCTCCATCCGCAAGCACGCACCCCAGCCCGGCCAGGACACCGCCGAGGTGCTCGGCGAGTTCGACCGGTCGGACGAGACGCAGGAGTGA
- a CDS encoding PPOX class F420-dependent oxidoreductase produces MPKPPVPEQVSKLLSAPNPSVITTVRSDGQPVSVATWYLWEDGNILVNMDQGRKRLDYMRAEPRVSLTVLASDNWYTHVSLQGHVVELLDDPELTDIDRLARHYTGDRYHVRDRHRISARIAVDRWHGWGAAENTDVVHH; encoded by the coding sequence GTGCCGAAGCCCCCGGTTCCCGAACAGGTCAGCAAGTTGCTCTCCGCGCCCAACCCCTCCGTGATCACCACGGTGCGCTCGGACGGGCAGCCGGTCTCGGTGGCGACCTGGTACCTGTGGGAGGACGGAAACATCCTGGTCAACATGGATCAGGGGCGGAAACGTCTGGACTACATGAGGGCCGAGCCCAGGGTGAGCCTGACGGTGCTGGCCTCCGACAACTGGTACACCCACGTCAGCCTGCAGGGACACGTCGTCGAACTGCTGGACGATCCGGAGCTCACCGACATCGACCGACTCGCCCGGCACTACACCGGCGACCGGTATCACGTTCGCGATCGGCACCGGATCAGCGCGCGGATCGCGGTCGACCGCTGGCACGGCTGGGGAGCCGCGGAGAACACCGACGTCGTTCACCACTGA
- a CDS encoding DUF402 domain-containing protein, producing MTSQREIAESMGLPVHPPKVEVFDLTARTNTDSKGRLRAVDEYRLESFGLYMAREIVDHPKLTYVESWLLPELNLRVSDFRWRPGHERVQDFYLDVVSVERGARQWRTVDLYLDIVVSTTGFAEVLDTDEFVSALRAGLLDEQTAQRAMSTTHATVDALARNDYDLAAWLRTSGIELEWRTPGA from the coding sequence GTGACGTCACAACGGGAGATCGCCGAGAGCATGGGCCTTCCGGTCCATCCTCCGAAGGTGGAGGTCTTCGACCTGACCGCACGGACCAACACCGACTCCAAGGGACGACTACGGGCGGTGGACGAGTACCGCCTGGAGTCGTTCGGGCTCTACATGGCGCGTGAGATCGTCGACCACCCGAAACTGACCTACGTCGAGTCCTGGCTGCTTCCCGAGCTGAACCTCCGGGTCAGCGATTTCCGCTGGCGCCCCGGACACGAGCGGGTGCAGGACTTCTACCTGGACGTCGTCTCCGTGGAGCGCGGGGCGCGGCAGTGGCGCACGGTCGACCTGTACCTGGACATCGTGGTTTCGACCACGGGTTTCGCCGAGGTCCTCGACACCGACGAGTTCGTCAGTGCGCTGCGCGCCGGTCTGCTGGACGAGCAGACCGCGCAGCGGGCGATGTCCACCACCCACGCGACCGTGGACGCCCTGGCCAGGAACGACTACGACCTCGCGGCCTGGTTGCGGACCTCCGGTATCGAGCTGGAGTGGCGCACTCCCGGTGCCTGA
- a CDS encoding LysR family transcriptional regulator, with translation MEIFHLRYFVAVAENLSFSRAARQLHMATSPLSQRIRDLERELGMTLFERDSHNVELTEAGRHLLPTAKDVVHRFDDIPWRMRQAVGSSTPTVFIGVAPGLHSRVRDRLIRLERRCAQDFRIKRWPANTDELVRSVSRGELAMALVHLPVHASSLGVLEVTREPLGAVLPRAEFGDHTSVCLDELTDYSYVVPAPATAPIYFEQLEKRLDNAGIKKKIHLSTGDYSAVSELVANGSAFAISMLDPESGMHKYRTEEQIVLPFEDFSPALATGLIWRLDRVAEGCELHEPVNRAQEELPDR, from the coding sequence ATGGAGATCTTCCACCTGCGCTACTTCGTGGCGGTCGCGGAGAACCTGAGCTTCTCGCGGGCCGCCCGCCAGCTCCACATGGCCACGTCCCCGCTGAGCCAGCGAATCCGCGATCTGGAGCGGGAACTGGGCATGACGCTGTTCGAACGGGATTCGCACAACGTGGAGCTGACCGAGGCGGGGCGCCACCTGCTGCCCACCGCCAAGGACGTGGTGCACCGCTTCGACGACATCCCCTGGCGAATGCGCCAGGCGGTGGGCAGCTCCACGCCGACCGTCTTCATCGGTGTGGCCCCGGGGCTGCACTCCCGGGTTCGGGACAGGCTCATCCGCCTGGAGCGCCGGTGTGCGCAGGACTTCCGGATCAAGCGCTGGCCTGCGAACACCGACGAGCTGGTGCGCTCGGTCTCCCGCGGGGAACTGGCCATGGCGCTGGTCCACCTTCCCGTGCACGCGAGTTCCCTCGGGGTCCTGGAGGTGACGCGCGAACCGCTCGGCGCCGTGCTCCCGCGTGCCGAGTTCGGCGATCACACGAGTGTCTGCCTGGACGAGCTCACCGACTACTCCTATGTGGTTCCCGCCCCAGCCACGGCACCGATTTACTTCGAACAACTGGAAAAGCGTCTGGACAACGCGGGAATCAAGAAAAAAATCCATCTCAGCACTGGGGACTATTCCGCCGTCAGCGAGTTGGTGGCGAACGGTTCGGCCTTCGCCATTTCCATGCTCGACCCGGAGAGCGGAATGCACAAGTACCGCACGGAAGAGCAGATAGTCCTTCCCTTCGAGGATTTCTCCCCAGCGCTCGCCACGGGACTCATCTGGCGGCTCGACCGGGTCGCGGAGGGCTGTGAGCTGCACGAGCCCGTGAACAGGGCACAGGAGGAGCTGCCGGACCGGTAA
- a CDS encoding crotonase/enoyl-CoA hydratase family protein: protein MTDIENQPVRTEVHENTLVITIDRPKARNAVNAAVAEGIAEAVRRLDEDPQLRVGVLTGAERMFSAGMDLKAAANGESASIEDKGFAGLTEAEPDKPLIAAVEGFAMGGGFELALACDLVVAGSSAKFALPEVQRGLIAGGGGAVRLPNRIPYHLAMELILTGEKLTAERAAELGVLNRVTADGAAESTALELAAGISRNAPLAVKAAKRVSRTAARDSEQQAFTAQREEIRALLASEDFAEGARAFAERRSPNWSAR from the coding sequence ATGACCGACATCGAGAACCAACCGGTGCGCACGGAGGTGCACGAGAACACGCTCGTGATCACCATCGACCGCCCGAAGGCCCGCAACGCCGTGAACGCCGCTGTCGCCGAAGGCATCGCCGAAGCCGTGCGACGCCTGGACGAGGACCCGCAACTGCGCGTCGGGGTGCTCACTGGAGCGGAACGGATGTTCAGCGCGGGCATGGACCTCAAGGCAGCGGCCAACGGGGAGTCCGCCTCGATCGAGGACAAGGGGTTCGCCGGGTTGACCGAGGCCGAGCCGGACAAACCACTCATCGCGGCGGTCGAGGGCTTCGCGATGGGAGGCGGGTTCGAGCTCGCCCTCGCCTGCGACCTCGTCGTCGCCGGATCGAGCGCGAAGTTCGCGCTGCCCGAGGTGCAGCGCGGACTGATCGCGGGTGGGGGCGGAGCGGTCCGCCTGCCCAACCGGATTCCGTACCACCTGGCGATGGAACTGATACTCACCGGGGAAAAGCTCACGGCCGAACGCGCGGCCGAGCTCGGTGTGCTCAACAGGGTCACGGCGGACGGCGCGGCCGAGTCCACGGCTCTGGAACTGGCCGCAGGCATCTCGCGCAACGCTCCCCTCGCGGTCAAGGCGGCCAAGCGGGTCTCCCGGACGGCGGCGCGCGACTCGGAGCAGCAGGCCTTCACCGCCCAGCGCGAGGAGATCCGCGCGCTGCTGGCGTCCGAGGACTTCGCCGAAGGTGCCCGCGCCTTCGCGGAACGCCGCTCACCGAACTGGTCCGCACGGTAA
- a CDS encoding acetoacetate decarboxylase, with protein MRSEEVRQALTTPLTNPAFAASVPRFTDREYLNIVYRTDRDALRAVVPEPLVVEQPLVRFEIMRMNEVTSFGPYTEAGQAIPVRFGDEQGEYLHAMYLDNFPAIASGRELSAYPKVLATPELRTEHAALVGTLDYGSQRVATATMGYKHQPLEADRAREQITVPTYMLNIVPGGDRTPRVCELVRTEITDITVKQAWTAPARLQLFEHALAPLADLPVRGIVSASHILTDLTLGPAHPVHDYLHER; from the coding sequence ATGCGTTCGGAAGAAGTCCGTCAGGCGCTGACCACGCCGCTGACCAACCCGGCTTTCGCGGCCAGCGTCCCCAGGTTCACCGACCGCGAGTACCTGAACATCGTCTACCGCACCGACCGCGACGCGCTGCGGGCCGTCGTTCCGGAACCGCTGGTCGTCGAACAACCACTGGTCCGCTTCGAGATCATGCGCATGAACGAGGTGACCTCCTTCGGTCCCTACACCGAAGCGGGGCAGGCCATCCCGGTGCGTTTCGGTGACGAGCAGGGCGAGTACCTGCACGCCATGTACCTGGACAACTTCCCGGCCATCGCATCGGGACGCGAGCTGAGCGCCTATCCGAAAGTGCTGGCCACTCCCGAGCTGCGCACCGAGCACGCTGCCCTGGTCGGAACGCTGGACTACGGTAGCCAGCGCGTGGCCACGGCCACCATGGGGTACAAGCACCAGCCGCTGGAGGCCGACCGCGCCCGGGAACAGATCACCGTCCCCACCTACATGCTCAACATCGTCCCCGGCGGCGACCGGACTCCGCGGGTGTGCGAGCTGGTGCGCACCGAGATCACCGACATCACGGTCAAACAGGCCTGGACGGCACCGGCTCGTCTCCAGCTCTTCGAGCACGCGCTGGCGCCGCTGGCCGATCTCCCGGTGCGCGGAATCGTCTCGGCCAGCCACATCCTCACTGACCTGACGCTCGGTCCGGCGCACCCGGTTCACGACTACCTGCACGAGCGGTGA
- a CDS encoding 3-hydroxyacyl-CoA dehydrogenase family protein, whose product MTNATNSANSPSARFERAAVIGAGTIGLAWAALFAANGMHVRLSDPRTDLRESLEAALPSLSAALPGTEDSDPRERIELGDDPEWAAEHADVVQENGPERVELKRELFQRIADAAPEDAVLASSSSGLLPTDIAARLSDESAARMLVAHPFNPPHVVPLVEIVPGERTADSVGAAAFGFYERLGKTPVRLHHETSGFVANRLQSAVLAESFDLVLRGVVDAEQLDTIVKNSLGNRWATVGPLESFHLGGGPGGIRHMIEHLGKGMAERWKDLGTPELNAGNIDTLAEQTERAYGEGAEAYRARSARRDRRQLAITEALRGTNEAD is encoded by the coding sequence ATGACGAACGCAACGAATTCGGCGAACTCGCCCTCGGCGCGCTTCGAGCGGGCCGCGGTCATCGGGGCGGGAACCATCGGACTCGCCTGGGCGGCGCTCTTCGCCGCCAACGGCATGCACGTGCGGCTGTCCGATCCGCGCACCGACCTGCGGGAGTCCCTGGAAGCGGCCCTGCCTTCGCTGAGCGCGGCCCTGCCCGGAACCGAGGACTCCGACCCGCGCGAGCGGATCGAGTTGGGCGACGATCCCGAGTGGGCCGCCGAGCACGCCGACGTAGTCCAGGAGAACGGCCCCGAACGGGTGGAGCTCAAGCGGGAGCTGTTCCAGCGAATCGCGGACGCGGCCCCCGAGGACGCCGTGCTCGCCTCCTCGAGCTCTGGGCTGCTGCCCACCGACATCGCCGCGCGGCTGTCCGACGAGTCCGCCGCACGGATGCTGGTGGCTCATCCCTTCAACCCACCGCACGTGGTCCCGCTCGTGGAGATAGTCCCCGGGGAGCGCACCGCCGATTCCGTCGGAGCGGCTGCCTTCGGGTTCTACGAGCGCCTCGGCAAGACCCCGGTCCGGCTGCACCACGAGACCTCGGGGTTCGTGGCCAACCGGCTGCAGAGCGCCGTGCTGGCCGAGTCGTTCGACCTCGTGCTGCGCGGTGTGGTCGACGCCGAGCAGCTGGACACGATCGTGAAGAACTCCCTGGGCAACCGCTGGGCCACGGTGGGCCCCCTCGAAAGCTTCCATCTCGGAGGCGGTCCCGGGGGCATCCGGCACATGATCGAGCACCTCGGAAAGGGGATGGCCGAGCGGTGGAAGGACCTCGGCACCCCCGAGCTCAACGCCGGGAACATCGACACCCTGGCCGAGCAGACCGAACGGGCCTACGGCGAGGGAGCCGAGGCCTACCGCGCGCGCTCCGCACGGCGTGACCGCAGGCAACTCGCGATCACCGAAGCCCTGCGCGGGACCAACGAGGCGGACTGA
- the coaE gene encoding dephospho-CoA kinase: MLRVGLTGGIGSGKSTVANRLAEHGAVVVDADLVSREVVEPGTEGLSEIVEHFGAEVLDEDGALNRSALARVVFGDEAARRVLNGIVHPRVAARTAELIAAAPEDAIVVHDVALLVENGYQDDYHLVIVVDAPVEQRVRRLVNRGLSAEDARSRIEAQADEQQRRAAADVWLDNDSAQWELRAEVDRLWETRLVPFEANVRSRVPQLWSAPPEPVAPDPEWPAQARRLAARIAKAAGGDGVRVDHIGSTAVPGLASEDVLDLQLTVRAPDEADVLDERLAAAGFPRLSGHDADEPCTGDSVEQWWRRLHVSADPGRRVDLHLRVEGRSNWRLALLLSAWLRADEQARAEYAALKHRCAELFASDVDSRRYAEAKRAWFEKVLPRAERWAERTGWSPYE, from the coding sequence ATGTTGCGCGTTGGTCTCACAGGAGGAATCGGTTCGGGCAAGTCGACGGTCGCGAACAGGCTGGCCGAGCACGGTGCCGTCGTCGTGGACGCGGATCTCGTTTCGCGGGAGGTCGTCGAACCGGGAACCGAGGGGCTTTCAGAGATCGTGGAGCACTTCGGTGCGGAGGTCCTCGACGAGGACGGGGCGCTGAACCGTTCCGCGCTGGCGCGGGTGGTCTTCGGTGACGAGGCGGCCCGGCGCGTGTTGAACGGGATCGTGCACCCCAGGGTCGCCGCCCGCACCGCCGAATTGATCGCCGCCGCGCCCGAGGACGCGATCGTGGTCCACGACGTCGCGCTGCTCGTCGAGAACGGATATCAGGACGATTACCACCTGGTGATCGTGGTGGACGCCCCGGTGGAGCAGCGCGTGCGGCGACTCGTGAACCGGGGGTTGTCCGCGGAGGACGCGCGCTCCCGCATCGAGGCGCAGGCCGACGAGCAGCAGCGGCGGGCGGCCGCCGACGTCTGGCTGGACAACGATTCCGCGCAGTGGGAGCTCCGCGCCGAGGTGGACCGGCTGTGGGAGACGCGTCTGGTGCCTTTCGAGGCCAACGTGCGGTCCCGCGTTCCGCAGCTCTGGAGCGCTCCTCCGGAGCCGGTCGCGCCCGATCCGGAGTGGCCCGCACAGGCCCGACGGCTGGCTGCGCGGATCGCCAAGGCCGCGGGCGGGGACGGTGTCCGGGTCGATCACATCGGATCCACCGCGGTTCCGGGGCTGGCTTCCGAGGACGTGCTCGATCTGCAGCTGACCGTCCGTGCGCCGGACGAGGCCGACGTCCTGGACGAGCGGCTCGCCGCCGCCGGTTTCCCGCGGTTGTCCGGACACGACGCGGACGAACCGTGCACCGGGGACTCGGTGGAGCAGTGGTGGCGCAGGCTGCACGTTTCCGCCGATCCGGGCAGGAGGGTCGACCTGCACCTGCGGGTGGAGGGCAGGAGCAACTGGCGCCTGGCACTGCTGTTGTCGGCCTGGCTGCGCGCGGACGAGCAGGCCCGCGCGGAGTACGCGGCGCTCAAGCACCGGTGCGCGGAGCTGTTCGCCTCGGACGTCGACTCCCGGCGTTACGCGGAGGCCAAGCGTGCCTGGTTCGAAAAGGTCCTGCCGCGCGCCGAGCGGTGGGCGGAGCGCACGGGCTGGAGCCCGTACGAGTGA
- the uvrB gene encoding excinuclease ABC subunit UvrB, whose product MAFATENPVLAHSEFRPVGDIPRKEGTFRVVTDYEPAGDQPEAIDDLEKRINSGETNVVLLGATGTGKSATTAWLIERVQRPTLVMEPNKTLAAQMANELRGFFPENAVEYFVSYYDYYQPEAYVPQTDTYIEKDSSVNEDVERLRHSATSNLLSRRDCVVVSSVSCIYGLGTPQSYLDRAIALSVGGETDRDVLLRALVDVQYQRNDLAFQRGTFRVRGDTVEVIPAYEELAVRVEFFGDEIERLYYLHPLTGDVVREVQDLRIFPATHYVAGPERMEQAIRGIEAELEEQLGKLERQNKLLEAQRLRMRTQYDIEMMRQVGFCSGIENYSRHIDGREPGTAPATLLDYFPEDFLLVIDESHVTVPQVGGMFEGDASRKRTLVEHGFRLPSALDNRPLTWEEFADRIGQTVYLSATPGSYEMQRSGGEFTEQVIRPTGLVDPEVVVKPTEGQIDDLVAEVRERAGRDERVLVTTLTKKMAEDLTDYLLELGIRVRYLHSEVDTLRRVELLRQLRLGEYDVLVGINLLREGLDLPEVSLVSILDADKEGFLRSETSLVQTIGRAARNVSGQVHMYADGVTESMRRAIEETNRRRAKQIAYNEERGIDPQPLRKQVADILDRVYTESEDTEETVAEGGSARNASRGKKSSGESSTVSSGVLKDRDIESMPRAELADLVQQLNDQMMNAARELQFELAARLRDEINDLKKELRGMDEAGVE is encoded by the coding sequence GTGGCATTCGCGACTGAGAACCCCGTCCTGGCGCACTCCGAGTTCCGGCCGGTCGGTGACATCCCGCGCAAGGAGGGAACCTTCCGGGTCGTCACCGACTACGAGCCGGCGGGAGACCAGCCCGAGGCGATCGACGACCTGGAAAAACGGATCAACTCCGGTGAGACGAACGTGGTGCTGCTCGGCGCGACGGGTACCGGCAAGTCCGCGACCACGGCCTGGCTGATCGAACGCGTACAACGGCCCACCCTGGTGATGGAGCCGAACAAGACACTCGCCGCTCAGATGGCCAACGAGCTGCGCGGGTTCTTCCCGGAGAACGCCGTCGAGTACTTCGTCAGCTACTACGACTACTACCAACCCGAGGCCTACGTCCCCCAGACCGACACCTACATCGAGAAGGACTCCTCGGTGAACGAGGACGTCGAGCGCCTGCGGCACTCGGCGACCTCGAACCTGCTGAGCCGGAGGGACTGCGTGGTGGTCTCCTCGGTGTCGTGCATCTACGGCCTGGGGACGCCGCAGTCCTACCTCGATCGTGCGATCGCGCTGTCGGTGGGCGGGGAGACGGACCGCGACGTCCTGCTGCGCGCCCTCGTGGACGTGCAGTACCAGCGCAACGACCTGGCCTTCCAGCGCGGCACCTTCCGGGTGCGCGGGGACACGGTGGAGGTCATTCCCGCCTACGAGGAGCTCGCCGTCCGCGTGGAGTTCTTCGGCGACGAGATAGAGCGCCTCTACTACCTGCACCCGCTCACCGGGGACGTCGTCCGGGAGGTGCAGGACCTGCGGATCTTCCCGGCCACGCACTACGTCGCCGGGCCCGAGCGCATGGAGCAGGCGATACGCGGCATCGAGGCCGAGCTGGAGGAGCAGCTCGGCAAGCTGGAACGCCAGAACAAGCTGCTCGAGGCGCAGCGCTTGCGGATGCGCACCCAGTACGACATCGAGATGATGCGCCAGGTCGGCTTCTGCTCGGGCATCGAGAACTACTCGCGGCACATCGACGGGCGTGAGCCCGGTACGGCTCCGGCCACGTTGCTCGACTACTTCCCGGAGGACTTCCTGCTGGTCATCGACGAGTCCCACGTCACGGTCCCGCAGGTCGGCGGGATGTTCGAGGGGGACGCCTCGCGCAAGCGCACTCTCGTCGAGCACGGTTTCCGGCTGCCGAGCGCCTTGGACAACCGCCCGCTGACCTGGGAGGAGTTCGCGGACCGGATCGGGCAGACGGTGTATCTCTCGGCGACGCCGGGCTCGTACGAGATGCAGCGCTCCGGGGGTGAGTTCACCGAGCAGGTCATCCGTCCCACCGGCTTGGTCGACCCGGAAGTGGTGGTCAAACCGACCGAGGGGCAGATCGACGACCTCGTCGCGGAGGTCCGCGAACGCGCGGGCAGGGACGAGCGGGTGCTGGTCACCACGCTCACCAAGAAGATGGCCGAGGACCTGACCGACTACCTGCTGGAGCTCGGCATCCGGGTGCGCTACCTGCACTCGGAGGTGGACACCCTGCGCAGGGTCGAGCTGCTCCGCCAGCTCAGGCTCGGCGAGTACGACGTGCTGGTCGGGATCAACCTCCTGCGCGAGGGACTGGACCTGCCCGAGGTCTCGCTGGTGTCGATCCTGGACGCGGACAAGGAGGGTTTCCTGCGTTCGGAGACGAGCCTGGTGCAGACGATCGGCCGGGCCGCGCGCAACGTGTCCGGCCAGGTCCACATGTACGCCGACGGGGTCACCGAGTCGATGCGGCGGGCGATCGAGGAGACCAATCGCAGGCGGGCCAAGCAGATCGCCTACAACGAGGAACGCGGCATCGACCCGCAACCGCTGCGCAAGCAGGTGGCCGACATCCTCGACCGGGTCTACACCGAGTCCGAGGACACCGAGGAGACCGTTGCCGAGGGCGGTTCCGCGCGCAACGCCTCGCGGGGCAAGAAGTCGAGCGGGGAGAGCTCCACGGTGAGTTCGGGCGTGCTCAAGGACCGCGACATCGAGTCCATGCCGCGGGCCGAGCTGGCCGATCTGGTGCAGCAGCTCAACGACCAGATGATGAACGCGGCGCGGGAGCTGCAGTTCGAGCTCGCCGCACGGCTGCGGGACGAGATCAACGATCTCAAGAAGGAGCTGCGCGGCATGGACGAGGCCGGGGTGGAGTAG
- a CDS encoding DUF402 domain-containing protein: MGSVITPQHVEIVDVPSAQRHLGSGAVQQLDDCHLERWGLCLECSTPDDPVHDSEITWLLPDPGLRLTRYRPRSRHALPEGSLLTAARIDRDARSWIATDLCLGLEVPQQGQPRIVNSEEYARAINRGQLTPEEADLALRTVHSVFDEISLHRDIEQWLAHRGMFAGL; encoded by the coding sequence GTGGGTTCGGTGATCACTCCTCAGCATGTCGAAATCGTCGACGTCCCCAGTGCGCAACGGCACCTGGGTTCCGGGGCCGTCCAGCAGCTGGACGACTGCCACCTCGAGCGATGGGGGTTGTGCCTGGAATGCAGCACGCCGGATGACCCGGTTCACGACAGCGAGATCACCTGGCTGCTGCCCGATCCCGGACTGCGGCTGACCCGTTACCGGCCGCGCAGTCGCCACGCCCTGCCCGAGGGAAGCCTGCTGACGGCGGCCCGCATCGACCGCGACGCGCGCTCCTGGATCGCGACCGATCTGTGCCTGGGGCTGGAAGTCCCGCAACAGGGCCAGCCGCGCATCGTCAACTCGGAGGAGTACGCCCGCGCGATAAACCGCGGTCAGCTGACACCGGAGGAGGCCGACCTGGCGCTGCGCACGGTGCACAGCGTCTTCGACGAGATCAGCCTGCACCGCGACATCGAGCAGTGGCTGGCCCACCGCGGGATGTTCGCCGGGCTGTAG